From one Cynocephalus volans isolate mCynVol1 chromosome X, mCynVol1.pri, whole genome shotgun sequence genomic stretch:
- the LOC134367476 gene encoding emerin-like encodes MDDSAVVSDPEQAALPCQYIPPRNVLGSTDNLLKEEIFKYMTQRRRRLSPSNSSASSYRFSDLDSELEGSSDMYNLPKKEDTSLDQSKGCNDENYEESYLTARTSREADSVGTSKDFHQPVTLLSNADTFNHQIQDDSLLSSSEEDSKDREHPVYGLDSAYQSVAHYSCISSISKSSQDLSYYPTSSSSSSLSSSSCSCPSCLTRYTIQPGKQALRVPLWGQLLLFLLLNAILLFVYYYWELQEGNPFWMEP; translated from the exons ATGGACGACTCTGCGGTTGTGTCGGACCCGGAGCAGGCCGCCCTGCCGTGCCAATACATCCCGCCCAGGAACGTCTTGG GCTCCACTGACAATCTCTTGAAAGAGGAAATCTTCAAGTACATGACCCAGAGGCGGAGGAGGCTTTCGCCCTCTAACTCGTCTGCCTCCTCCTATCGGTTCTCCG aCTTGGATTCAGAACTCGAGGGCTCTTCGGATATGTACAATCTGCCCAAGAAAGAGGATACCTCACTTGACCAGAGCAAGG GCTGTAATGACGAGAACTATGAGGAGAGTTACCTGACCGCCAGGACTTCCAGGGAGGCCGATTCTGTGGGTACATCCAAGGACTTCCACCAGCCGGTGACTTTGCTCTCAAATGCTGACACCTTCAACCACCAG ATTCAAGATGACAGTCTTTTATCTTCTTCCGAAGAGGACAGCAAGGATAG GGAACACCCCGTGTACGGCTTGGACAGTGCCTACCAGAGCGTCGCACACTACAGCTGCATTTCCAGCATCTCCAAAAGCTCCCAGGACCTGTCCTATTATCCTacatcctcatcctcctcctctttatcCTCATCTTCATGTTCCTGCCCTTCATGTCTCACCCGATACACCATCCAGCCAGGAAAGCAGGCCCTTAGGGTCCCGCTCTGGGGCCAGCTGCTGCTTTTCCTGCTCTTAAATGCCATCCTACTCTTTGTTTACTACTACTGGGAGCTTCAAGAGGGCAACCCCTTCTGGATGGAGCCCTGA